A single genomic interval of Takifugu flavidus isolate HTHZ2018 chromosome 19, ASM371156v2, whole genome shotgun sequence harbors:
- the ino80 gene encoding chromatin-remodeling ATPase INO80 isoform X2 yields the protein MASGQGALMEVGPLGSSTLAKPLYLQRLERALKLDGFLRQTSGVFNRDIPSDDSDDSDAALGTGSPLGPSAPHSSLTVKREPCEQEDGLTEAKPFNGALLQDHKADKSSLYNFSKLKKNRKWLKSILLSDDTTDSDTDSDDSDFSLSREELQDMLRLHRFSRQHQSKFHSDRELHQYKYYSTGLLSTHDPFYEQHRHLLGPKKKKIKEEKKLKAKLKKVKKKKKRGEGDSLDEGLPYIPKIFAKFSHDAPLPVVKKKHLTIEQLNARRRKVWLTIAKKEIPKSFKQKTSARNLVLTNAKKLAHQCMREVRRAAIQAQKNCKETLPRARRLTKEMMLYWKKYDKVEKEHRKRAEKEALEQRKLDEEMREAKRQQRKLNFLITQTELYAHFMSGKASVAGPEGDRAQEDILRKLDDSTTQRQIDIGGGLVVNTGQEDYDSERYKSQALRNAKEAFQIHQERTRMFDEEAKDSRSASQHAACGSSSGGGSGFGESYSLSNPSIHAGDDIPQPTIFNGKLKGYQLKGMNWLANLYEQGINGILADEMGLGKTVQSIALLAHLAERDNIWGPFLIISPASTLNNWHQEFSRFVPKFKVLPYWGNPHDRKVIRKFWSQKTLYTQNAPFHVVITSYQLVVQDVKYFQRVKWQYMVLDEAQALKSSSSVRWKILLQFQCRNRLLLTGTPIQNTMAELWALLHFIMPTLFDSHEEFNEWFSKDIESHAENKSAIDENQLSRLHMILKPFMLRRIKKDVENELSDKIEILTYCQLTLRQKLLYQALRNKISIEDLLQSSMGTAQQAHSTTSSLMNLVMQFRKVCNHPDLFERQETRSPFHMSLKPYVISKFLYRHGLIHANNQAKNKILQVLLSPFSANHIQQSLFHRKGDDRGSCFSFLRFIDVSPAEMSNLMLQGTLVRWLALFLSLKAAYRLHHQRLFSLEEGVQESADSQRSREMSQSKSKCLSRRDLILWLNRPTEFPNTHASPVLQDLVFTAFRPGMMGYTDAVIHCRNSTRTSLRPFQPLLPPKFLLAAAPRVTAVLMERYCADRSAEYEWRVTRGGGGTVFKECFLYGSPELASDWRRRANSFHPRWPGGAMALYPRHGWSFIRIPDKESLIMESGKLHTLDVLLSRLKSQGHRVLIYSQMTRMIDLLEEYMVYRKHTYMRLDGSSKISERRDMVADFQSRNDIFVFLLSTRAGGLGINLTAADTVIFYDSDWNPTVDQQAMDRAHRLGQTKQVTVYRLICQGTIEERILQRAKEKSEIQRVVISGGNFKPDTLKPKEVVSLLLDDDELEKKLRQRQEEKRQQEESSKVKERKRKREKYAEKKRNEESESKKKRETNLVISHTASADNSNLSADGDDSFISVEMDSAMPSPFSETVCVSPCAPVHAQISLSSELQPGSLPPDADADESSSDMLVIVDDLVSSAPQSRATNSPASVSGSASDNMNGVLGLDAISPGRGRSGRSRGRPKGSGGAAKSGGKGRGRKSTAGSAAAMAGARAGAAAASAAAFAAAFSSYSFSVSKAGLSATSPLQPPLARSGTGAAFNASRGSSPHVRGGTAGPSPHKQPNHNQQHSSPGAARKGKGTADPGTR from the exons ATGGCATCAGGGCAGGGTGCCCTGATGGAGGTTGGGCCATTGGGAAGCTCCACCTTGGCCAAACCTCTTTACCTCCAGCGGCTGGAGAGAGCCCTCAAGTTAGATGGTTTCCTGCGCCAGACGTCGGGGGTCTTCAACAGAGACATACCCAG TGATGACAGCGATGACAGCGACGCAGCTCTGGGGACGGGGTCACCCCTGGGTCCTTCTGCTCCCCACTCATCTTTGACCGTGAAAAGGGAGCCATGTGAGCAGGAGGACGGACTGACTGAGGCGAAGCCCTTTAATGGAGCGCTGCTTCAAG ACCACAAGGCTGATAAATCCAGCCTCTACAACTTCTCCAAGTTAAAGAAGAACAGGAAATGGCTGAAG AGCATCCTGCTGAGTGACGACACCACCGACTCGGACACAGACTCCGACGACTCTGACTTCAGTTTGTCtcgggaggagctgcaggacatgCTGAGGCTCCATCGCTTCTCCAGGCAGCATCAGAGCAAGTTCCACTCCGACCGCGAG CTTCACCAGTATAAATACTACAGCACTGGTCTCTTGTCCACCCATGACCCCTTCTATGAGCaacatcgccacctactgggcccaaagaaaaagaaaatcaaagaggagaagaaactaAAGG CCAAGCTcaaaaaggtgaagaaaaagaagaaacgggGAGAGGGAGATTCATTGGACGAGGGGCTTCCCTACATCCCCAAAATCTTTGCAAagttttcccatgatgcaccgcTGCCCGTGGTCAAGAAAAAACATCTCACTATCGAGCAACTGAATGCACGGCGACGCAAGGTCTGGCTCACCATCGCTAAGAAGGAGATCCCCAAG TCCTTCAAGCAGAAGACATCAGCCAGGAACTTGGTGCTGACCAACGCTAAAAAG ctGGCTCACCAGTGCATGAGGGAAGTCCGGCGCGCAGCCATCCAGGCCCAGAAGAACTGCAAGGAGACGTTGCCTCGGGCTCGCCGGCTGACCAAAGAGATGATGCTCTACTGGAAGAAATACGACAAGGTGGAAAAGGAGCACAGGAAGAGGGCGGAGaaggaggctctggagcagcGCAAACTGGACGAAGAGATGAGAGAA GCGAAGAGGCAGCAGCGCAAGCTGAATTTCCTCATCACGCAGACGGAGCTGTACGCTCACTTCATGAGCGGTAAGGCCAGCGTGGCGGGGCCAGAGGGAGACAGGGCACAGGAGGACATCTTGAGGAAGCTGGACGACTCCACGACGCAGAGACAGATTGACATCGGAGGAGGGCTGGTGGTGAACACGGGACAGGAAGACTACG ACAGCGAACGCTACAAATCCCAGGCCTTGAGGAACGCCAAGGAAGCCTTCCAGATTCATCAAGAGAGA ACGCGGATGTTTGATGAAGAGGCGAAGGACAGCCGCAGCGCCTCGCAGCACGCGGCCTGCGGCTCATCCTCCGGTGGCGGCTCAGGGTTCGGAGAGAGCTACAGCCTCTCCAACCCCTCCATCCACGCAGGCGACGACATTCCACAGCCCACCATCTTCAATGGCAAACTGAAGGGCTACCAGCTCAAGGGAATGAACTGGCTGGCTAACCTCTACGAGCAG GGGATTAATGGAATCCTGGCAGACGAGATGGGGCTGGGGAAGACGGTCCAGAGCATCGCGCTGTTGGCACACCTCGCTGAG AGAGACAACATCTGGGGCCCGTTCCTCATCATCTCTCCCGCATCCACACTCAACAACTGGCACCAAGAGTTCAGCCGCTTTGTGCCCAAATTCAAG GTGCTGCCTTACTGGGGGAATCCTCACGACCGCAAGGTGATCCGGAAATTTTGGAGCCAg AAAACACTCTACACGCAAAATGCCCCGTTCCACGTTGTGATCACCAGCTACCAGCTGGTGGTCCAGGACGTGAAATACTTCCAGAGGGTCAAATGGCAGTACATGGTTCTGGATGAGGCCCAGgcgctgaagagcagcagcag cGTCCGGTGGAAAATCCTGCTTCAGTTTCAGTGTCGAAACAGGCTGCTGCTCACGGGGACGCCCATTCAGAACACCATGGCCGAG CTGTGGGCCCTGCTGCACTTCATCATGCCGACGTTATTTGATTCCCACGAAGAGTTCAACGAGTGGTTCTCCAAGGACATCGAGAGCCACGCCGAAAACAAATCGGCCATTGACGAGA ACCAACTCTCCAGGCTGCATATGATCCTGAAGCCTTTCATGCTGCGTCGAATCAAGAAGGATGTGGAAAACGAGCTCTCGGACAAG ATCGAGATCCTGACCTACTGCCAGCTGACATTGCGGCAGAAGTTGCTCTATCAGGCCCTGAGGAACAAGATCTCCATAGAGGATCTGCTGCAGTCTTCCATGGGCACGGCTCAGCAGGCCCACAGCACCACCTCGTCCCTGATGAACCTGGTTATGCAGTTCCGGAAG GTGTGTAATCACCCAGACCTGTTCGAGCGCCAGGAGACACGTTCCCCATTCCACATGTCCCTTAAACCCTACGTCATATCCAAGTTCCTCTACCGGCACGGCCTCATCCACGCTAATAACCAGGCAAAAAACAA AATTCTTCAAGTGCTGCTGTCTCCCTTCTCTGCAAACCACATCCAGCAGTCTCTTTTTCACAGGAAAG GCGATGACAGAGGAAGCTGTTTCTCGTTTCTGCGATTCATCGACGTGTCACCGGCCGAGATGTCCAATCTCATGCTGCAGGGCACTTTAGTGAG ATGGTTAGCCCTTTTTCTGTCCCTCAAAGCTGCGTATCGGCTCCACCATCAGCGCCTTTTCAGCCTTGAAGAAGGCGTTCAGGAGTCCGCAGACTCGCAGCGGAGCAGAGAAATGTCACAGTCCAAGAGCAAATGTCTTTCTCGCAGGGACTTAATTCTGTGGCTGAACAGACCCACCGAATTTCCCAACACACACGCCAGCCCCGTCCTCCAG gaccTGGTGTTTACAGCGTTCAGGCCTGGTATGATGGGATACACCGACGCAGTGATCCACTGTCGAAACTCTACCAGGACGTCGCTGCGGCCCTTCCAGCCCCTACTGCCACCCAAGTTTCTGTTAGCTGCTGCCCCcagg GTAACAGCAGTTCTCATGGAGCGTTATTGTGCCGACCGCAGCGCGGAGTACGAGTGGAGGGTCACGCGTGGCGGAGGGGGCACAGTCTTCAAAGAGTGTTTCCTCTATGGCTCCCCCGAACTTGCGTCCGACTGGCGTAGGAGGGCCAATAGCTTCCACCCACGTTGGCCGGGCGGCGCGATGGCGCTCTACCCACGTCATGGATGGTCCTTCATTCGGATACCCG ATAAGGAGAGTCTGATCATGGAAAGCGGCAAACTGCACACGCTGGACGTCCTGTTGAGCCGTCTCAAGTCCCAGGGACATCGAGTCCTCATCTACTCCCAGATGACCCGCATGATTGACCTGCTGGAG GAGTACATGGTTTATCGGAAACACACCTACATGCGCCTGGATGGATCCTCCAAGATTTCAGAGCGCAGAGACATGGTGGCGGACTTCCAGAgccg GAACGACATCTTTGTCTTTCTGCTGAGCACCAGGGCAGGAGGACTCGGCATCAACCTGACGGCCGCTGACACC GTCATCTTCTACGACAGCGACTGGAACCCCACCGTGGACCAGCAGGCCATGGACAGGGCCCACAGGCTGGGCCAGACCAAGCAGGTCACGGTCTACCGCCTCATCTGTCAGGGCACCATCGaggagaggatcctgcagaggGCCAAGGAGAAGAGCGAG ATCCAAAGGGTGGTGATCTCCGGAGGCAACTTCAAACCCGACACGCTCAAACCCAAGGAGGTGGTCAGCCTGCTGCTGGACGACGACGAGCTGGAGAAGAAAC TGCGTCAGcggcaggaggagaagaggcaaCAAGAGGAGAGCAGCAAGGTCAAAGAGCGcaaaaggaagagggagaagtACGCCGAGAAG AAGAGGAACGAGGAGTCGGAGagcaagaagaagagggagaccAACCTGGTCATCTCCCACACAGCCTCCGCCGACAACTCCAACCTCTCGGCGGACGGAGACGACTCCTTCATCAGCGTTGAGATGGACTCGGCCATGCCCAGTCCCTTCAGCGAG accgtgtgtgtgtctccgtgtgctCCTGTGCATGCTCAGATCTCCCTCAGCAGCGAGCTCCAGCCCGGCTCCTTACCCCCGGACGCCGACGCCGACGAGAGCAGCAGCGACATGCTGGTCATCGTGGACGATCTGGTGTCGTCCGCGCCGCAGTCGCGCGCCACCAACTCCCCCGCGTCGGTGTCGGGATCGGCCTCCGACAACATGAACG GGGTTCTGGGCCTGGACGCCATCAGCCCCGGCCGGGGCCGGTCGGGCCGGAGTCGGGGGAGACCTAAAGGATCGGGAGGTGCGGCCAAGTCGGGAGGGAAAGGACGCGGGCGCAAGTCGACGGCGGGCAGCGCCGCGGCGATGGCGGGGGCGAGGGCGGGTGCAGCGGCGGCGTCTGCGGCAGCGTTCGCAGCAGCGTTTTCCTCCTACAGTTTCAGTGTCTCCAAag CCGGCCTCTCCGCCACCAGCCccctgcagcctcccctggcCCGCTCCGGGACCGGCGCCGCCTTCAACGCCAGCAGAGGCTCCTCCCCGCACGTCAGAGGGGGCACCGCTGGGCCCAGCCCCCACAAACAGCCGAACCACAACCAGCAACACAGCAGCCCCGGAGCCGCCAGGAAAGGGAAGGGAACCGCCGATCCAGGGACCCGATGA
- the ino80 gene encoding chromatin-remodeling ATPase INO80 isoform X4 has translation MASGQGALMEVGPLGSSTLAKPLYLQRLERALKLDGFLRQTSGVFNRDIPSDDSDDSDAALGTGSPLGPSAPHSSLTVKREPCEQEDGLTEAKPFNGALLQDHKADKSSLYNFSKLKKNRKWLKSILLSDDTTDSDTDSDDSDFSLSREELQDMLRLHRFSRQHQSKFHSDRELHQYKYYSTGLLSTHDPFYEQHRHLLGPKKKKIKEEKKLKAKLKKVKKKKKRGEGDSLDEGLPYIPKIFAKFSHDAPLPVVKKKHLTIEQLNARRRKVWLTIAKKEIPKSFKQKTSARNLVLTNAKKLAHQCMREVRRAAIQAQKNCKETLPRARRLTKEMMLYWKKYDKVEKEHRKRAEKEALEQRKLDEEMREAKRQQRKLNFLITQTELYAHFMSGKASVAGPEGDRAQEDILRKLDDSTTQRQIDIGGGLVVNTGQEDYDSERYKSQALRNAKEAFQIHQERTRMFDEEAKDSRSASQHAACGSSSGGGSGFGESYSLSNPSIHAGDDIPQPTIFNGKLKGYQLKGMNWLANLYEQGINGILADEMGLGKTVQSIALLAHLAERDNIWGPFLIISPASTLNNWHQEFSRFVPKFKVLPYWGNPHDRKVIRKFWSQKTLYTQNAPFHVVITSYQLVVQDVKYFQRVKWQYMVLDEAQALKSSSSVRWKILLQFQCRNRLLLTGTPIQNTMAELWALLHFIMPTLFDSHEEFNEWFSKDIESHAENKSAIDENQLSRLHMILKPFMLRRIKKDVENELSDKIEILTYCQLTLRQKLLYQALRNKISIEDLLQSSMGTAQQAHSTTSSLMNLVMQFRKVCNHPDLFERQETRSPFHMSLKPYVISKFLYRHGLIHANNQAKNKILQVLLSPFSANHIQQSLFHRKGDDRGSCFSFLRFIDVSPAEMSNLMLQGTLVRWLALFLSLKAAYRLHHQRLFSLEEGVQESADSQRSREMSQSKSKCLSRRDLILWLNRPTEFPNTHASPVLQDLVFTAFRPGMMGYTDAVIHCRNSTRTSLRPFQPLLPPKFLLAAAPRVTAVLMERYCADRSAEYEWRVTRGGGGTVFKECFLYGSPELASDWRRRANSFHPRWPGGAMALYPRHGWSFIRIPDKESLIMESGKLHTLDVLLSRLKSQGHRVLIYSQMTRMIDLLEEYMVYRKHTYMRLDGSSKISERRDMVADFQSRNDIFVFLLSTRAGGLGINLTAADTVIFYDSDWNPTVDQQAMDRAHRLGQTKQVTVYRLICQGTIEERILQRAKEKSEIQRVVISGGNFKPDTLKPKEVVSLLLDDDELEKKLRQRQEEKRQQEESSKVKERKRKREKYAEKKRNEESESKKKRETNLVISHTASADNSNLSADGDDSFISVEMDSAMPSPFSEISLSSELQPGSLPPDADADESSSDMLVIVDDLVSSAPQSRATNSPASVSGSASDNMNGVLGLDAISPGRGRSGRSRGRPKGSGGAAKSGGKGRGRKSTAGSAAAMAGARAGAAAASAAAFAAAFSSYSFSVSKAGLSATSPLQPPLARSGTGAAFNASRGSSPHVRGGTAGPSPHKQPNHNQQHSSPGAARKGKGTADPGTR, from the exons ATGGCATCAGGGCAGGGTGCCCTGATGGAGGTTGGGCCATTGGGAAGCTCCACCTTGGCCAAACCTCTTTACCTCCAGCGGCTGGAGAGAGCCCTCAAGTTAGATGGTTTCCTGCGCCAGACGTCGGGGGTCTTCAACAGAGACATACCCAG TGATGACAGCGATGACAGCGACGCAGCTCTGGGGACGGGGTCACCCCTGGGTCCTTCTGCTCCCCACTCATCTTTGACCGTGAAAAGGGAGCCATGTGAGCAGGAGGACGGACTGACTGAGGCGAAGCCCTTTAATGGAGCGCTGCTTCAAG ACCACAAGGCTGATAAATCCAGCCTCTACAACTTCTCCAAGTTAAAGAAGAACAGGAAATGGCTGAAG AGCATCCTGCTGAGTGACGACACCACCGACTCGGACACAGACTCCGACGACTCTGACTTCAGTTTGTCtcgggaggagctgcaggacatgCTGAGGCTCCATCGCTTCTCCAGGCAGCATCAGAGCAAGTTCCACTCCGACCGCGAG CTTCACCAGTATAAATACTACAGCACTGGTCTCTTGTCCACCCATGACCCCTTCTATGAGCaacatcgccacctactgggcccaaagaaaaagaaaatcaaagaggagaagaaactaAAGG CCAAGCTcaaaaaggtgaagaaaaagaagaaacgggGAGAGGGAGATTCATTGGACGAGGGGCTTCCCTACATCCCCAAAATCTTTGCAAagttttcccatgatgcaccgcTGCCCGTGGTCAAGAAAAAACATCTCACTATCGAGCAACTGAATGCACGGCGACGCAAGGTCTGGCTCACCATCGCTAAGAAGGAGATCCCCAAG TCCTTCAAGCAGAAGACATCAGCCAGGAACTTGGTGCTGACCAACGCTAAAAAG ctGGCTCACCAGTGCATGAGGGAAGTCCGGCGCGCAGCCATCCAGGCCCAGAAGAACTGCAAGGAGACGTTGCCTCGGGCTCGCCGGCTGACCAAAGAGATGATGCTCTACTGGAAGAAATACGACAAGGTGGAAAAGGAGCACAGGAAGAGGGCGGAGaaggaggctctggagcagcGCAAACTGGACGAAGAGATGAGAGAA GCGAAGAGGCAGCAGCGCAAGCTGAATTTCCTCATCACGCAGACGGAGCTGTACGCTCACTTCATGAGCGGTAAGGCCAGCGTGGCGGGGCCAGAGGGAGACAGGGCACAGGAGGACATCTTGAGGAAGCTGGACGACTCCACGACGCAGAGACAGATTGACATCGGAGGAGGGCTGGTGGTGAACACGGGACAGGAAGACTACG ACAGCGAACGCTACAAATCCCAGGCCTTGAGGAACGCCAAGGAAGCCTTCCAGATTCATCAAGAGAGA ACGCGGATGTTTGATGAAGAGGCGAAGGACAGCCGCAGCGCCTCGCAGCACGCGGCCTGCGGCTCATCCTCCGGTGGCGGCTCAGGGTTCGGAGAGAGCTACAGCCTCTCCAACCCCTCCATCCACGCAGGCGACGACATTCCACAGCCCACCATCTTCAATGGCAAACTGAAGGGCTACCAGCTCAAGGGAATGAACTGGCTGGCTAACCTCTACGAGCAG GGGATTAATGGAATCCTGGCAGACGAGATGGGGCTGGGGAAGACGGTCCAGAGCATCGCGCTGTTGGCACACCTCGCTGAG AGAGACAACATCTGGGGCCCGTTCCTCATCATCTCTCCCGCATCCACACTCAACAACTGGCACCAAGAGTTCAGCCGCTTTGTGCCCAAATTCAAG GTGCTGCCTTACTGGGGGAATCCTCACGACCGCAAGGTGATCCGGAAATTTTGGAGCCAg AAAACACTCTACACGCAAAATGCCCCGTTCCACGTTGTGATCACCAGCTACCAGCTGGTGGTCCAGGACGTGAAATACTTCCAGAGGGTCAAATGGCAGTACATGGTTCTGGATGAGGCCCAGgcgctgaagagcagcagcag cGTCCGGTGGAAAATCCTGCTTCAGTTTCAGTGTCGAAACAGGCTGCTGCTCACGGGGACGCCCATTCAGAACACCATGGCCGAG CTGTGGGCCCTGCTGCACTTCATCATGCCGACGTTATTTGATTCCCACGAAGAGTTCAACGAGTGGTTCTCCAAGGACATCGAGAGCCACGCCGAAAACAAATCGGCCATTGACGAGA ACCAACTCTCCAGGCTGCATATGATCCTGAAGCCTTTCATGCTGCGTCGAATCAAGAAGGATGTGGAAAACGAGCTCTCGGACAAG ATCGAGATCCTGACCTACTGCCAGCTGACATTGCGGCAGAAGTTGCTCTATCAGGCCCTGAGGAACAAGATCTCCATAGAGGATCTGCTGCAGTCTTCCATGGGCACGGCTCAGCAGGCCCACAGCACCACCTCGTCCCTGATGAACCTGGTTATGCAGTTCCGGAAG GTGTGTAATCACCCAGACCTGTTCGAGCGCCAGGAGACACGTTCCCCATTCCACATGTCCCTTAAACCCTACGTCATATCCAAGTTCCTCTACCGGCACGGCCTCATCCACGCTAATAACCAGGCAAAAAACAA AATTCTTCAAGTGCTGCTGTCTCCCTTCTCTGCAAACCACATCCAGCAGTCTCTTTTTCACAGGAAAG GCGATGACAGAGGAAGCTGTTTCTCGTTTCTGCGATTCATCGACGTGTCACCGGCCGAGATGTCCAATCTCATGCTGCAGGGCACTTTAGTGAG ATGGTTAGCCCTTTTTCTGTCCCTCAAAGCTGCGTATCGGCTCCACCATCAGCGCCTTTTCAGCCTTGAAGAAGGCGTTCAGGAGTCCGCAGACTCGCAGCGGAGCAGAGAAATGTCACAGTCCAAGAGCAAATGTCTTTCTCGCAGGGACTTAATTCTGTGGCTGAACAGACCCACCGAATTTCCCAACACACACGCCAGCCCCGTCCTCCAG gaccTGGTGTTTACAGCGTTCAGGCCTGGTATGATGGGATACACCGACGCAGTGATCCACTGTCGAAACTCTACCAGGACGTCGCTGCGGCCCTTCCAGCCCCTACTGCCACCCAAGTTTCTGTTAGCTGCTGCCCCcagg GTAACAGCAGTTCTCATGGAGCGTTATTGTGCCGACCGCAGCGCGGAGTACGAGTGGAGGGTCACGCGTGGCGGAGGGGGCACAGTCTTCAAAGAGTGTTTCCTCTATGGCTCCCCCGAACTTGCGTCCGACTGGCGTAGGAGGGCCAATAGCTTCCACCCACGTTGGCCGGGCGGCGCGATGGCGCTCTACCCACGTCATGGATGGTCCTTCATTCGGATACCCG ATAAGGAGAGTCTGATCATGGAAAGCGGCAAACTGCACACGCTGGACGTCCTGTTGAGCCGTCTCAAGTCCCAGGGACATCGAGTCCTCATCTACTCCCAGATGACCCGCATGATTGACCTGCTGGAG GAGTACATGGTTTATCGGAAACACACCTACATGCGCCTGGATGGATCCTCCAAGATTTCAGAGCGCAGAGACATGGTGGCGGACTTCCAGAgccg GAACGACATCTTTGTCTTTCTGCTGAGCACCAGGGCAGGAGGACTCGGCATCAACCTGACGGCCGCTGACACC GTCATCTTCTACGACAGCGACTGGAACCCCACCGTGGACCAGCAGGCCATGGACAGGGCCCACAGGCTGGGCCAGACCAAGCAGGTCACGGTCTACCGCCTCATCTGTCAGGGCACCATCGaggagaggatcctgcagaggGCCAAGGAGAAGAGCGAG ATCCAAAGGGTGGTGATCTCCGGAGGCAACTTCAAACCCGACACGCTCAAACCCAAGGAGGTGGTCAGCCTGCTGCTGGACGACGACGAGCTGGAGAAGAAAC TGCGTCAGcggcaggaggagaagaggcaaCAAGAGGAGAGCAGCAAGGTCAAAGAGCGcaaaaggaagagggagaagtACGCCGAGAAG AAGAGGAACGAGGAGTCGGAGagcaagaagaagagggagaccAACCTGGTCATCTCCCACACAGCCTCCGCCGACAACTCCAACCTCTCGGCGGACGGAGACGACTCCTTCATCAGCGTTGAGATGGACTCGGCCATGCCCAGTCCCTTCAGCGAG ATCTCCCTCAGCAGCGAGCTCCAGCCCGGCTCCTTACCCCCGGACGCCGACGCCGACGAGAGCAGCAGCGACATGCTGGTCATCGTGGACGATCTGGTGTCGTCCGCGCCGCAGTCGCGCGCCACCAACTCCCCCGCGTCGGTGTCGGGATCGGCCTCCGACAACATGAACG GGGTTCTGGGCCTGGACGCCATCAGCCCCGGCCGGGGCCGGTCGGGCCGGAGTCGGGGGAGACCTAAAGGATCGGGAGGTGCGGCCAAGTCGGGAGGGAAAGGACGCGGGCGCAAGTCGACGGCGGGCAGCGCCGCGGCGATGGCGGGGGCGAGGGCGGGTGCAGCGGCGGCGTCTGCGGCAGCGTTCGCAGCAGCGTTTTCCTCCTACAGTTTCAGTGTCTCCAAag CCGGCCTCTCCGCCACCAGCCccctgcagcctcccctggcCCGCTCCGGGACCGGCGCCGCCTTCAACGCCAGCAGAGGCTCCTCCCCGCACGTCAGAGGGGGCACCGCTGGGCCCAGCCCCCACAAACAGCCGAACCACAACCAGCAACACAGCAGCCCCGGAGCCGCCAGGAAAGGGAAGGGAACCGCCGATCCAGGGACCCGATGA